The following are encoded in a window of Fretibacter rubidus genomic DNA:
- a CDS encoding PhzF family phenazine biosynthesis protein: MTAPFSLQAMFQVDAFASELFTGNPAAVIKRDDWLPREVMQKIAAENNLSETVFIVARSTESDNKGTGFDLRWFTPTLEIDFCGHATIAAAHILATEYGLKPPFTFRTKIGGLSVIVKDGLYILDAPIAEAMPVKVSKAMQKPFDGRVQNAFTAGNNLYLVMNDPHYIATCHPDMGDIIPLSDHGVGITAKAPDDDTNLSQYDCVSRFFVPAEGIDEDPVTGSAHAAIGPYWMDELRVNKLRAYQASKRGGVLTLSRENDSRIAIAGHAVTYLRGEIVIPTA, encoded by the coding sequence GTGACGGCGCCTTTTTCTTTACAGGCGATGTTTCAAGTTGATGCTTTTGCGTCCGAACTCTTTACGGGTAATCCTGCCGCGGTCATTAAGCGGGACGACTGGTTACCGCGTGAGGTTATGCAAAAGATTGCAGCCGAAAATAATCTATCAGAAACAGTGTTTATCGTCGCCCGCAGTACTGAGAGCGACAACAAAGGTACAGGGTTTGACCTGCGCTGGTTTACACCGACGCTAGAGATTGACTTCTGCGGCCACGCAACCATTGCTGCGGCGCATATCCTTGCCACAGAATACGGGCTTAAACCGCCTTTTACATTTCGCACCAAAATTGGCGGACTGTCTGTCATTGTGAAAGACGGGCTTTATATATTGGACGCGCCAATTGCAGAGGCCATGCCCGTAAAAGTCAGCAAAGCCATGCAAAAGCCCTTTGATGGGCGAGTGCAAAACGCCTTCACGGCGGGAAATAATCTATATCTCGTGATGAATGACCCGCATTATATCGCGACATGTCATCCCGATATGGGCGATATCATACCTCTAAGCGATCACGGGGTAGGGATTACGGCAAAGGCCCCTGATGATGACACTAATTTGTCTCAATATGACTGTGTGTCACGCTTTTTTGTACCCGCGGAAGGTATAGACGAAGACCCTGTGACAGGGTCGGCCCATGCCGCCATAGGGCCGTATTGGATGGATGAATTACGCGTCAATAAACTGCGCGCTTATCAAGCGTCAAAGCGCGGCGGCGTTCTTACATTGTCACGTGAAAACGACAGTCGCATTGCCATTGCTGGCCACGCTGTCACTTATCTTCGCGGAGAAATTGTTATACCAACGGCTTAA